Proteins co-encoded in one Brassica oleracea var. oleracea cultivar TO1000 chromosome C4, BOL, whole genome shotgun sequence genomic window:
- the LOC106338395 gene encoding CASP-like protein 4U1: protein MTPSTSYKRGSPVRVLPQERQQAKPYQSRTPPPPLVTAAPPPPKPAAAHRPRSPSCCTRAPSRRLLDSVSCKQLRSEPQGSPGQDRYNWYQSRLKQPGAVPGGTTRTETPSLLGRQTNLSRTKPNTPSLVNRMPPKNARVARAAATERAARRVTRSTTQASSETESRSMAAPVNENPAEGPNVVNAAILAELQRYRDAYRGQLPNGEAAAGAGQNLPPLPPPPSAAPAVVHASGPNYWDMMRHMKNMQMEFFNGKADEIAVNNWRS from the exons ATGACCCCTTCCACTTCTTATAAAAGGGGAAGCCCCGTTAGGGTTCTGCCACAAGAGAGACAACAAGCGAAGCCTTACCAGAGCAGAACCCCGCCGCCGCCTCTCGTAACCGCAGCCCCGCCTCCGCCGAAGCCAGCCGCCGCCCACCGGCCGCGAAGCCCGAGCTGCTGCACCCGAGCACCTAGCCGTCGCCTCCTTGATTCGGTTTCATGCAAGCAACTGAGATCTGAACCACAAG GATCACCGGGCCAGGACCGTTACAATTGGTATCAGAGCCGGTTAAAACAACCCGGTGCTGTCCCGGGTGG CACCACTCGGACCGAAACTCCTAGCTTACTCGGTAGGCAAACGAACTTGAGTAGAACAAAGCCTAATACTCCTTCGCTTGTCAACAGGATGCCTCCCAAGAATGCAAGAGTTGCAAGGGCAGCCGCGACCGAACGAGCAGCACGACGGGTCACTAGGTCTACGACTCAAGCCTCCAGCGAGACAGAAAGTCGGAGTATGGCTGCACCTGTGAATGAGAACCCAGCAGAAGGACCAAACGTAGTGAATGCAGCGATCCTGGCGGAACTGCAAAGGTACCGAGACGCCTATAGGGGACAACTACCCAATGGTGAAGCCGCAGCAGGGGCAGGCCAGAATCTGCCACCACTGCCACCACCACCCTCGGCGGCGCCTGCAGTGGTGCATGCCTCAGGCCCCAACTATTGGGACATGATGAGGCACATGAAGAATATGCAGATGGAGTTTTTCAACGGAAAGGCCGATGAAATTGCCGTGAATAATTGGAGGAGCTAA